The following coding sequences are from one Haliotis asinina isolate JCU_RB_2024 chromosome 3, JCU_Hal_asi_v2, whole genome shotgun sequence window:
- the LOC137278001 gene encoding paramyosin-like isoform X2, which yields MSRISSTFGKQAGLRSSVRSLGGAYLTDVPSRSTSMLKKDSSVNNALRKSTGNLAAAFSGKISKNHSDLSGIEAEYIKNLQQQIYFLELEANYLRNQAKKATDMHPQMTAEAERMLTKLRQMQSEMDCMHTEMRHKESGMAMANAEKEKLEEQHGNERDTWQREKRLLTDELITLKKEKDRCQRELSRKDTQLLEAKSEVDKSASAIKNAELQITTLKSQLDQRVEQHKLTQLNLEEKRSELLTVETQLRELEEKYYSSTVTIQDKVTQDLRDEIRYLRQKLKETELAAEKDRYLRDKVSEDSSHLVKENAMLNQQISELQKQIERERGLRESNDQRHSDNIAELVNSRDKEKQLQFEIEQLREQLRRESEKGQHYLEELTKKETTHSSTEQQLTSAQNRMGELEGLQVAADAENTQLRRDKLLLVDHVADLQAKLETKEREVLQLQHEIVSMEARLKDYENENNLEHTVQSQKWEEFGRLAESMRTLSHTMAAQSVTPRSSTKILRY from the exons ATGTCTCGAATTTCGTCAACATTTGGAAAACAGGCCGGATTACGGTCATCTGTGAGATCTTTGGGAG GAGCCTATTTAACAGATGTACCCTCCAGGTCTACCAGCATGCTGAAGAAAGACAGTTCTGTGAATAATGCCCTACGGAAGAGCACAGGGAACTTGGCGGCAGCCTTTTCAGG AAAGATAAGCAAGAATCACAGTGATCTGTCTGGTATTGAAGCTGAGTACATCAAGAATCTCCAGCAACAGATATATTTCCTGGAACTCGAGGCCAACTATCT ACGAAACCAGGCAAAGAAGGCAACAGACATGCATCCTCAAATGACAGCTGAAGCTGAACGCATGCTCACCAAACTGAGG CAAATGCAGTCAGAGATGGATTGTATGCACACTGAGATGAGGCACAAGGAATCTGGGATGGCCATGGCTAATGCTGAGAAAGAGAAACTTGAAGAACAACATGGGAATGAGAGAG ACACATGGCAGCGAGAAAAGCGCTTGCTGACAGATGAGCTTATCACCCTCAAGAAGGAGAAAGATCGCTGCCAGAGAGAGTTATCTCGGAAGGACACACAGCTTCTGGAGGCAAAGTCAGAAGTCGACAAAAGTGCTTCTGCCATTAAAAATGCAGAGCTTCAGATTACAACTTTAAAGAGCCAG CTGGATCAGCGAGTAGAGCAGCACAAGCTGACACAACTCAACCTTGAGGAAAAGAGATCTGAGCTGTTGACAGTGGAGACACAACTCCGGGAGTTGGAGGAGAAGTACTACAGCAGCACAGTCACCATACAAGACAAGGTCACACAGGACCTTCGG GATGAGATCCGCTACCTGAGACAGAAGTTGAAGGAGACGGAGCTAGCGGCAGAGAAAGACCGCTACCTACGTGACAAGGTGTCCGAAGATAGCTCCCATCTGGTGAAGGAGAATGCCATGCTCAACCAGCAGATCTCAGAGTTACAGAAACAGATTGAAAGG GAACGTGGCTTGAGGGAAAGCAATGACCAACGCCACTCAGACAACATTGCTGAACTTGTGAATAGTCGTGACAAGGAGAAACAACTACAGTTTGAAATTGAACAGCTACGAGAACAACTACGACGAGAGTCTGAGAAGGGTCAGCATTACCTGGAAGAG CTCACAAAGAAAGAGACAACACATAGCAGCACTGAGCAGCAACTGACCTCTGCCCAAAACCGTATGGGAGAGCTGGAAGGCTTGCAGGTAGCTGCTGATGCTGAGAATACCCAGCTGAGGCGAGACAAACTGCTGCTCGTGGACCATGTGGCTGACCTTCAAGCCAAG CTGGAGACGAAGGAACGGGAAGTGTTGCAGCTGCAGCATGAAATCGTATCAATGGAAGCTCGCCTCAAAGATTACGAAAATGAGAACAACCTGGAGCATACTGTACAGAGTCAGAAGTGGGAGGAGTTCGGGCGACTAGCTGAGAGTATGCGAACACTGTCTCACACTATGGCAGCACAGTCAGTCACCCCACGCTCCAGTACCAAGATACTCCGATACTGA
- the LOC137278001 gene encoding paramyosin-like isoform X1, with the protein MSRISQPLGSQGPAVYDWSRKLRSRSPSPSRLSNTESKGAYLTDVPSRSTSMLKKDSSVNNALRKSTGNLAAAFSGKISKNHSDLSGIEAEYIKNLQQQIYFLELEANYLRNQAKKATDMHPQMTAEAERMLTKLRQMQSEMDCMHTEMRHKESGMAMANAEKEKLEEQHGNERDTWQREKRLLTDELITLKKEKDRCQRELSRKDTQLLEAKSEVDKSASAIKNAELQITTLKSQLDQRVEQHKLTQLNLEEKRSELLTVETQLRELEEKYYSSTVTIQDKVTQDLRDEIRYLRQKLKETELAAEKDRYLRDKVSEDSSHLVKENAMLNQQISELQKQIERERGLRESNDQRHSDNIAELVNSRDKEKQLQFEIEQLREQLRRESEKGQHYLEELTKKETTHSSTEQQLTSAQNRMGELEGLQVAADAENTQLRRDKLLLVDHVADLQAKLETKEREVLQLQHEIVSMEARLKDYENENNLEHTVQSQKWEEFGRLAESMRTLSHTMAAQSVTPRSSTKILRY; encoded by the exons ATGTCGAGAATATCGCAACCTCTTGGATCTCAAGGTCCTGCTGTTTATGATTGGAGCCGGAAACTTAGATCTAGGAGTCCATCTCCTTCAAGACTTTCAAATACTGAGTCAAAAG GAGCCTATTTAACAGATGTACCCTCCAGGTCTACCAGCATGCTGAAGAAAGACAGTTCTGTGAATAATGCCCTACGGAAGAGCACAGGGAACTTGGCGGCAGCCTTTTCAGG AAAGATAAGCAAGAATCACAGTGATCTGTCTGGTATTGAAGCTGAGTACATCAAGAATCTCCAGCAACAGATATATTTCCTGGAACTCGAGGCCAACTATCT ACGAAACCAGGCAAAGAAGGCAACAGACATGCATCCTCAAATGACAGCTGAAGCTGAACGCATGCTCACCAAACTGAGG CAAATGCAGTCAGAGATGGATTGTATGCACACTGAGATGAGGCACAAGGAATCTGGGATGGCCATGGCTAATGCTGAGAAAGAGAAACTTGAAGAACAACATGGGAATGAGAGAG ACACATGGCAGCGAGAAAAGCGCTTGCTGACAGATGAGCTTATCACCCTCAAGAAGGAGAAAGATCGCTGCCAGAGAGAGTTATCTCGGAAGGACACACAGCTTCTGGAGGCAAAGTCAGAAGTCGACAAAAGTGCTTCTGCCATTAAAAATGCAGAGCTTCAGATTACAACTTTAAAGAGCCAG CTGGATCAGCGAGTAGAGCAGCACAAGCTGACACAACTCAACCTTGAGGAAAAGAGATCTGAGCTGTTGACAGTGGAGACACAACTCCGGGAGTTGGAGGAGAAGTACTACAGCAGCACAGTCACCATACAAGACAAGGTCACACAGGACCTTCGG GATGAGATCCGCTACCTGAGACAGAAGTTGAAGGAGACGGAGCTAGCGGCAGAGAAAGACCGCTACCTACGTGACAAGGTGTCCGAAGATAGCTCCCATCTGGTGAAGGAGAATGCCATGCTCAACCAGCAGATCTCAGAGTTACAGAAACAGATTGAAAGG GAACGTGGCTTGAGGGAAAGCAATGACCAACGCCACTCAGACAACATTGCTGAACTTGTGAATAGTCGTGACAAGGAGAAACAACTACAGTTTGAAATTGAACAGCTACGAGAACAACTACGACGAGAGTCTGAGAAGGGTCAGCATTACCTGGAAGAG CTCACAAAGAAAGAGACAACACATAGCAGCACTGAGCAGCAACTGACCTCTGCCCAAAACCGTATGGGAGAGCTGGAAGGCTTGCAGGTAGCTGCTGATGCTGAGAATACCCAGCTGAGGCGAGACAAACTGCTGCTCGTGGACCATGTGGCTGACCTTCAAGCCAAG CTGGAGACGAAGGAACGGGAAGTGTTGCAGCTGCAGCATGAAATCGTATCAATGGAAGCTCGCCTCAAAGATTACGAAAATGAGAACAACCTGGAGCATACTGTACAGAGTCAGAAGTGGGAGGAGTTCGGGCGACTAGCTGAGAGTATGCGAACACTGTCTCACACTATGGCAGCACAGTCAGTCACCCCACGCTCCAGTACCAAGATACTCCGATACTGA